In Merismopedia glauca CCAP 1448/3, the following proteins share a genomic window:
- a CDS encoding FTR1 family iron permease has product MSKRRRSQIIILCVIFSLIICLVPFAADAHPLAVSKLSLSSFNEFFPSLAVAPSVSASPSPQTYSYWDATFILLREGMEALLVIVALLAFLDKSGNSQYKRWIWIGAGAGLILAIITGIVVQLLVSNVAAIFTNREIIEGVVGLFAAAMLFYVSYWLHSKSSLGAWQGYIKGKMDSAIAKNSVYSLAILSFLAVFREGAETVLFYLGIAPAIGTQSLLIGLGIGTVMLIAIAFLMLGLGLRLPIKPFFIFASLLIYYLGFKFIGSSIHALQVAGIIPTDLIDFIPKFKPLGLYPSWETIIPQAIVLVVAIAVVVKTSLGGSEPESRS; this is encoded by the coding sequence ATGAGTAAGAGGAGGCGATCGCAAATTATTATTTTGTGTGTCATTTTCAGCCTAATTATTTGCTTAGTCCCATTTGCGGCTGATGCTCACCCTCTAGCTGTTTCAAAACTCTCTTTATCTTCATTCAATGAATTTTTCCCATCTTTGGCGGTAGCGCCCAGTGTCAGCGCTAGTCCATCACCGCAAACATATAGTTACTGGGATGCAACTTTCATCTTATTGCGAGAAGGGATGGAAGCTTTACTAGTAATTGTAGCTTTGCTAGCCTTTTTGGATAAAAGTGGTAATTCTCAATACAAGCGCTGGATTTGGATAGGTGCAGGTGCTGGATTAATCTTAGCTATTATTACTGGGATTGTCGTCCAATTACTAGTTTCTAATGTTGCTGCCATCTTTACCAATCGAGAAATCATTGAAGGGGTAGTGGGTTTATTTGCGGCGGCGATGCTATTTTACGTTAGCTACTGGCTGCATAGTAAATCTTCTTTAGGGGCATGGCAAGGTTATATTAAAGGAAAGATGGACTCAGCTATAGCTAAAAATAGCGTTTATTCTCTAGCTATCCTCTCATTTTTAGCAGTATTTAGAGAAGGTGCAGAAACAGTCCTATTTTACCTAGGAATTGCCCCAGCAATTGGGACTCAATCTTTACTGATTGGGTTGGGGATAGGAACTGTGATGCTAATTGCGATCGCCTTTCTCATGTTAGGTTTAGGATTGCGTCTCCCCATCAAACCCTTTTTCATATTTGCTAGTCTCCTCATTTACTACCTCGGCTTCAAGTTTATCGGTTCTAGCATTCACGCCTTACAGGTAGCTGGAATCATCCCCACAGATTTAATTGACTTTATCCCCAAATTTAAACCCCTAGGATTGTATCCTTCCTGGGAAACCATTATTCCTCAAGCGATCGTTTTAGTAGTTGCGATCGCAGTGGTTGTCAAAACTAGCCTTGGGGGATCAGAACCAGAATCTAGAAGCTAA
- the glcD gene encoding glycolate oxidase subunit GlcD, whose protein sequence is MILATQNSPDWKTIAQQLVAVVGKNGVVQRREELITYECDGLTSYRTRPALVVLPRTTEEVVEIVKFCDRHSLFWVARGAGTGLSGGALPVENCVLIVTALMNKILKVDLENQQVVVQPGVINNWVTQAVSGAGFYYAPDPSSQIICSIGGNVAENSGGVHCLKYGVTTNHVLGLKIVTPDGSTVDLGGEISEIPGYDLTGLFVGSEGTLGIATEITLKILKTPESICVLLADFNTVEEAGAAVSGIISAGIIPAGMEMMDKLSINAVEDVVATGCYPRDAEAILLVELDGLAVEVATNKTKVAEICRENGARSITTANDLETRMKLWKGRKAAFAAMGKRSPDYYVQDGVIPRTKLPGVLQEIANLGEKYGYFVANVFHAGDGNLHPLILYDNSIPGALEQVEELGGEILKLCVKVGGSISGEHGIGADKRCYMPQMFTETDLETMQWINEAFNPKGLANPGKIFPSPRTCGESAKVNLPEKFPDVEVF, encoded by the coding sequence ATGATACTTGCTACCCAAAACTCACCAGATTGGAAAACTATCGCTCAGCAATTAGTGGCGGTAGTCGGCAAAAATGGAGTAGTGCAACGGCGAGAAGAACTAATTACCTATGAATGTGATGGTTTAACTAGTTATCGGACTCGTCCAGCTTTAGTAGTATTACCTAGAACTACTGAAGAAGTGGTAGAAATAGTCAAGTTCTGCGATCGCCATTCCCTTTTCTGGGTGGCTCGTGGTGCGGGAACAGGCTTATCTGGCGGTGCTTTACCTGTAGAAAATTGTGTCTTGATCGTCACCGCTTTGATGAACAAAATTTTAAAGGTTGATTTAGAAAATCAACAAGTAGTGGTTCAACCAGGAGTAATTAATAACTGGGTGACTCAGGCTGTCAGTGGTGCAGGGTTTTATTATGCCCCAGATCCTTCTAGTCAAATCATTTGCTCCATCGGCGGTAATGTCGCGGAAAATTCTGGTGGGGTGCATTGTCTAAAATACGGGGTGACGACTAACCACGTTTTGGGACTAAAAATTGTGACTCCAGATGGCTCTACCGTTGACCTTGGAGGCGAAATTTCGGAAATCCCAGGTTACGATCTGACCGGATTATTTGTCGGTTCTGAAGGCACATTAGGCATTGCCACGGAAATTACCCTGAAAATCCTCAAAACTCCTGAATCTATCTGCGTCCTCCTGGCTGACTTTAACACAGTAGAAGAAGCTGGAGCCGCCGTATCTGGAATTATCAGTGCTGGGATTATTCCGGCGGGGATGGAAATGATGGATAAATTAAGCATCAACGCCGTTGAAGATGTAGTTGCTACTGGATGCTATCCCAGAGATGCAGAAGCAATTTTGTTAGTAGAACTAGATGGCTTAGCTGTAGAAGTAGCGACTAATAAAACCAAGGTTGCCGAAATTTGCCGAGAAAATGGCGCTAGATCCATCACTACAGCTAATGACTTAGAAACCCGTATGAAACTGTGGAAAGGCAGAAAAGCCGCCTTTGCAGCGATGGGTAAACGTAGTCCCGATTATTATGTCCAAGATGGAGTCATTCCTCGCACCAAGTTACCAGGAGTGCTGCAAGAAATCGCTAATCTAGGTGAAAAATACGGTTATTTTGTGGCTAATGTCTTCCATGCTGGAGATGGAAATCTACATCCCTTGATTCTTTACGATAACTCCATACCTGGAGCTTTAGAACAAGTGGAAGAATTGGGGGGAGAAATCCTCAAACTGTGTGTTAAAGTTGGCGGCAGTATTTCCGGTGAACATGGAATCGGTGCTGATAAGCGTTGTTATATGCCCCAAATGTTTACAGAAACAGACCTAGAAACCATGCAATGGATTAATGAGGCTTTTAATCCCAAAGGATTAGCTAATCCTGGTAAAATTTTCCCTTCTCCACGCACTTGTGGAGAGTCAGCTAAAGTCAACCTCCCAGAAAAATTTCCTGATGTGGAAGTATTTTAA
- a CDS encoding DUF1996 domain-containing protein, with the protein MTVLLLFGYSVVNASGQIPPAQLPTGSLGSNTVDIRTTTESATPNTHGAFRARCFYSHMNYDDPIVFPNQIGASHLHTFFGNTKTNANSTYQSLTTSGNSTCEGGIANRSAYWVPTVMTATGNPVPPSFLLVYYKSFTTSTVKNIPNALRMVAGSSKAQNAQDPKVTFWECRNPSNVVVGTGASIPNCPKNSTLKLRVNFPICWDGFNLDSTDHKSHVSYGVKGKCPLSHPVNIPNVGFLVQWNVTTNSTTGWRLSSDMYDQSIPGGYSAHADWFEGWKPEIRTTWFENCLRGSKDCHVGLLDDGEILYNRVVPTRR; encoded by the coding sequence ATGACAGTTTTGTTATTATTTGGTTATTCAGTCGTTAATGCCTCTGGTCAAATACCTCCAGCACAATTACCAACTGGCTCCCTAGGCTCTAATACGGTAGATATTAGAACCACAACCGAATCGGCTACTCCTAACACTCATGGAGCTTTCCGAGCTAGATGCTTTTATTCTCATATGAATTATGATGACCCTATTGTTTTTCCTAATCAAATAGGTGCTTCTCATTTACATACTTTTTTTGGTAATACCAAAACTAACGCCAATTCAACTTATCAATCCTTAACCACATCAGGCAACTCTACCTGTGAAGGTGGTATTGCCAACCGTTCTGCATACTGGGTACCTACTGTTATGACAGCTACAGGAAATCCCGTTCCTCCCAGTTTTTTACTTGTTTATTATAAATCATTTACCACCAGCACTGTCAAGAATATTCCCAATGCTCTGAGGATGGTGGCTGGCAGTAGCAAGGCTCAAAACGCACAAGATCCAAAGGTGACTTTTTGGGAATGCCGCAATCCATCAAATGTTGTGGTAGGAACAGGAGCCAGCATTCCTAATTGTCCCAAAAATAGTACTTTAAAGCTGAGGGTAAATTTCCCCATCTGTTGGGACGGATTTAATTTAGATTCAACAGACCACAAAAGCCACGTCTCTTACGGAGTAAAAGGAAAATGCCCCCTTTCACATCCCGTTAATATCCCTAATGTTGGTTTTTTAGTACAGTGGAATGTCACAACTAACTCAACGACAGGATGGCGTTTGTCGTCTGATATGTACGATCAAAGTATACCTGGTGGTTACTCGGCTCATGCTGACTGGTTTGAAGGTTGGAAGCCAGAAATACGAACTACTTGGTTTGAAAATTGTTTGCGAGGAAGTAAGGATTGTCATGTAGGTTTATTAGATGATGGAGAGATTCTATATAACAGAGTTGTTCCCACCAGACGCTAA